The Malassezia japonica chromosome 5, complete sequence genome contains a region encoding:
- a CDS encoding uncharacterized protein (EggNog:ENOG503P7NK; COG:S; TransMembrane:1 (o12-31i)) has product MAGPNMEVFRFGFYLLFPLGFMIYFGDPAWYDKHVRPIRDRFTPPETEFRHPRTTEELRESLHKPSAPAKSIINEVPVAARMANWRATDKERLI; this is encoded by the exons ATGGCGGGCCCTAACATGGAGGTGTTTCGCTTCGGCTT CTATCTCTTGTTTCCTCTGGGATTCATGATCTACTTTGGTGACCCCGCGTGGTACGACAAGCATGTGCGGCCG ATCCGCGACCGCTTTACGCCCCCCGAGACCGAATTC CGGCATCCACGGACGACagaggagctgcgcgagtcgTTACACAAACCGAGTGCGCCGGCCAAGTCGATTATCAACGAGGTGCCGGTGGCGGCGCGGATGGCCAactggcgcgcgacggaCAAGGAACGGTTAATCTAG
- a CDS encoding uncharacterized protein (SECRETED:SignalP(1-18)), with amino-acid sequence MRLFVWIAVAALVSCASAQNASPTQMSSSAAASSSGGNSSSVASGNSTASNSTSASGNSTSGPPPITGTVGEIKTGGLAGTASAPMPVGTAAGPDDTHFVSAAQQVMGSVAFPLAAAARGCSSKCAGAFVRTAS; translated from the exons ATGCGCCTGTTTGTGTGGATCGCGGTTGCGGCGCTGGTTtcgtgcgcaagcgcgcaGAATGCAAGCCCAACGCAAATGTCATCATCCGCTGCTGCGTCGAGCAGTGGAGGAaactcgtcgtcggtggCGTCCGGCAACAGCACCGCCTCGAACTCGACGAGTGCGTCGGGCA ACTCGACCTCGGGACCGCCCCCTATTACCGGTACGGTGGGTGAAATCAAGACTGGAGGACTGGCTGGTACAGCCTccgcgccgatgccggTCGGTACCGCGGCCGGTCCGGACGACACGCACTTTGTgagcgctgcgcagcaggtgATGGGCAGCGTCGCGTTCCCCCTtgccgctgcggc CCGGGGATGCTCGAGCAAGTGCGCCGGTGCATTCGTGCGCACTGCCTCGTAG
- the IES6 gene encoding chromatin-remodeling complex subunit ies6 (EggNog:ENOG503P71K; BUSCO:EOG09264I14; COG:S) has product MSDALSPAEALSVYDAPKPFKSRTYVDRTSATTNRRNKSLKQILNQDRDAHLQRLGLLDKTKKKNEPKRRKTAADTGSAPESTEAPSSPAEDAAEPNTSVEAPPSLLPAKHYCDVTGLVGNYTDPKTRMRYHSAEIYEIIKGFAPGVDNSYLALRGNASQLM; this is encoded by the exons ATGAGCGATGCGCTGAGccccgccgaggcgctgtcGGTGTATGACGCGCCGAAGCCGTTCAAGTCGCGCACGTACGTGGACCGTACGAGTGCTACGACCAACCGCCGGAACAAGTCGCTGAAGCAGATCTTGAACCaggaccgcgacgcgcacctccagcgcctcggcctcctgGACAAGACCAAAAAGAAGAACGAGCcgaagcgccgcaagacCGCCGCGGACACCGGATCGGCCCCTGAGTCTACCGAGgcgccctcgtcgcccgcggAGGATGCAGCGGAGCCGA ACACTTCGGTCGAGgcaccgccgagcttgcTGCCTGCCAAGCACTACTGCGACGTGACAGGCCTGGTG GGCAACTATACCGATCCCAAGACGCGCATGCGGTATCACAGTGCCGAGATCTACGAAATTATCAAAGGATTCGCACCGGGTGTGGACAACTCGTACCTTGCCCTGCGTGGAAATGCTTCGCAGCTTATGTAG
- a CDS encoding uncharacterized protein (EggNog:ENOG503PM1X), with product MARAALPEELKESILVYACSLPRNSQTEVKEYHVRNTRVSDLLGNVEAVVPGTLSTLLFPAPTRTELEQEERVELDTEMVTQVMQLSQKHYTLGAQLLYRAPVLQRPSQLMQLARTLSSRPVLGRMVRHLYVGTTTPRTELPMSFFQGGLASYERGLSLAPEFRGVGGRNAHPCEPNGSLLPHVTEHDMAEVCALFVGPPGARGFDIYRPGFDRDDEWIGKGAWVLRLHEARCLLHWARALAYQARLEEATKTTNLDEFYGTLRKEAEDASVNLAAFLEGQEPSEAYDLLQRRTGTRHDPLDWDDTAATPAPIPDALPVDQHESLVALQWRILAEWPQEWMAQLPRWLCVLLAQAIAHGQWAGRTCTPAERKAILGDTYRTDARLVHARQCGASFFTARDRFDDPCLYARSGVMHFLVGNELGNPAQAQQAQRDTTDFWAQPGQSLDGDPIPPTIDQMVLASFAPRPLGLAPSLLSIPGKEPRHTDIPLPSAEPTLPPTLGGLIATVQSVLSLTPNLESLGLSGVLERVVAGQRCAMSLPHLDRVYLGPPPPYWAHPLLFGDAHHPAFAYTRHISITGCLLFQDEAASLAGAFGALPNLESVTWSMFHSTWEEGAHSVIAALSTMLAPSRSH from the exons atggcgcgcgcggcgctcccaGAGGAGCTCAAGGAGTCGATTCTGGTGTATGCATGTTCACTACCACGTAATTCGCAAACCGAGGTCAAAGAATACCATGTGCGCAATACACGCGTGTCAGACCTGCTTGGGAATGTAGAGGCGGTCGTGCCAGGCACGCTCTCCACGCTCCTCTTCCCcgcaccgacgcgcaccgagctgGAGCAGGAGGAGCGGGTGGAACTCGATACAGAGATGGTGACGCAGGTCATGCAGCTTAGCCAGAAGCACTATACGCTGGGCGCACAGCTCCTGTACCGTGCGCCGGTCCTGCAGCGGCCGTCACAACTGATGCAGCTTGCCCGGACGCTGTCCAGCCGACCCGTGCTGGGGCGCATGGTGCGCCACCTGTATGTGGGGACGACTACGCCACGGACAGAGCTGCCCATGTCCTTCTTTCAGGGGGGTCTCGCGAGCTACGAACGCGGCCTCTCGCTGGCCCCCGAGTttcgcggcgtcggcggacGCAACGCGCACCCGTGCGAGCCGAACGggtcgctgctgccgcaCGTCACAGAGCACGACATGGCCGAAGTGTGCGCCTTGTTCGTGgggccgcccggcgcacgGGGGTTTGATATCTACCGACCTGGATTTgaccgcgacgacgagtGGATCGGCAAAGGGGCATGGGTACTCCGcctgcacgaggcgcggtGCCTCCTGCACTGGGCACGCGCCCTGGCGTACCAGGCGCGCCTGGAAGAGGCTACAAAGACGACGAATCTGGACGAGTTTTACGGCACGCTCCGAAAAGAGGCAGAGGACGCAAGTGTAAACCTCGCAGCGTTTCTCGAGGGCCAGGAGCCCAGCGAGGCGTACGAcctcctgcagcgccggaCAGGTACAAGACACGACCCACTGGACTGGGACGATACTGCAGCGACACCGGCCCCCATTCCGGACGCACTGCCAGTCGACCAACACGAAAGCTTGGTCGCCCTGCAGTGGCGCATCCTCGCTGAGTGGCCACAGGAATGGATGGCACAGCTCCCGCGCTGGCTCTGTGTTCTCCTTGCCCAGGCCATTGCGCATGGACAGTGGGCTGGCCGCACGTGTACGCCCGCGGAAAGAAAAGCGATCCTCGGCGATACGTACAGGACCGACGCGCGTCTTGTGCACGCGCGGcagtgcggcgcgtcgttcTTTACCGCGCGTGACCGCTTTGATGATCCGTGCTTGTACGCACGGTCAGGCGTCATGCACTTCCTGGTCGGCAACGAGCTCGGGAAtcctgcgcaggcgcagcaggcgcagcgcgacacgaCCGATTTTTGGGCGCAGCCCGGgcagtcgctcgacggcgatcCTATTCCCCCGACGATCGACCAAATGGTCCTGGCGTCAtttgcgccgcgcccgctgGGCCTGGCGCCTAGCCTGCTGAGTATCCCGGGTAAGGAGCCTCGGCACACCGATATCCCGCTaccgagcgccgagcctactctgccgccgacgctcggcgggctGATTGCAACGGTGCAGTCTGTCCTAAGTCTAACACCCAACCTCGAGTCGCTTGGCCTCTCGGGTGtgctggagcgcgtcgtggccggccagcgctgcgccatgTCGCTCCCCCATCTCGACCGCGTCTACCTCGGCCCACCGCCGCCGTACTGGGCGCATCCCTTGCTCTttggcgatgcgcaccaCCCTGCTTTTGCCTATACGCGCCACATTTCCATTACAGGATGTCTCTTATTCCAAGACgaggccgcgtcgctggccGGCGCGTTTGGCGCACTACCCAACCTCGAATCGGTGACCTGGTCCATGTTCCACAGCACGTGGGAGGAAGGCGCACACAGCGTGATTGCCGCCCTGTCCACCATGCTTGCCCCGTCGCGGTCACA TTGA
- a CDS encoding uncharacterized protein (COG:E; EggNog:ENOG503NX6N): MSIPVQGAFVHGAGAEEERCRLHVVLAQVYPNTSTEGVIGDVLPKLAALTKEAAVHGADVIVFPEYFLTGATHGAWHSVRKCAALEGHDVAPWVSEVADIAKENNIAIVTGSAVQHRAFGTAEEPARGLYNTTYFLDRTGTVCGIYTKRNLWHAERPVLTAATDDSHPMDEQPSLFVFETARGFSVRASMVMCWDLMFPEAFRRMTAPPSEVTEYVDLDRPGQWIGPDVVFAPTCWFADDSGPEALAWNPKCESACLNAITVCRAMENECYVLMCNAAGPPPNASGPIGLGLSSCNAPLLGCAARVEHENETLLYHTLDMRVLAAARDTFRIRYDMHDGVLRSAEEDAGDSSFVLDTGSADIPELEAEAPPEPTETSGLQLPEHVAIVADEPEPTPAEPTADGDYEQLDAAPGSRYYEAEAADDRRQKGVCPVCGEAGHDKKRCPYQQDCPQPRTAGRSRICDRCGSMSHPETSCPTLWRIYAYNTPEEYEHRRAKRARHLERRAERKAERTQRREKNRAGWAAALVEPSDESGPSDESDSDASDDDAPPPEWDPSLKWCYNCAASGHHWGDDCFLRRTNPTRPTGDPSPFSEALASSGPFSKPRKDLPVRGTPVAVPPARRRRSDGAFLPRPSLLEDMERDDDSDWFARRQALRRPPVDYDSPARGRTYDSPRRPDTPRGRDPRRPPTPGRGKPPGRSASRPRSSSPPPRRVRRGKGHRRDQDAPSPFRPQYRGGYS, from the exons ATGTCCATTCCAGTGCAAGGCGCGTTTGTgcacggcgccggggcggaggaggagcgtTGCCGCCTGCACGTTgtgcttgcgcaggtcTACCCCAACACCTCGACGGAAGGCGTGATTGGCGATGTGCTGCCcaagctcgctgcgctgaCCAAAGAGGCTGCAGTGCACGGGGCCGATGTTATCGTCTTCCCCGAGTACTTTCTCaccggcgcgacgcacggcgcgtggcACAGTGTGCGAAAgtgtgcggcgctggaAGGCCACGATGTCGCACCGTGGGTGAGCGAGGTGGCGGACATTGCAAAAGAGAACAACATCGCGATCGTGAccggctcggcggtgcagcaCCGTGCTTTTGGCACTGCCGAGGAGCCGGCGCGTGGACTGTACAATACGACCTACTTTCTGGACCGCACCGGCACAGTATGCGGCATATATACCAAGCGCAATCTGTggcatgccgagcgccccgTGCTTACGGCTGCGACGGACGATAGTCACCCGATGGACGAGCAGCCGTCGCTCTTTGTCTTTGAGACGGCGCGTGGTTTTTcggtgcgcgcgtcgaTGGTCATGTGCTGGGACCTAATGTTCCCGGAAGCCTTTCGGCGTAtgaccgcgccgccgagcgaggtgaccgagtacgtcgacctcgacaGGCCCGGGCAGTGGATCGGCCCCGACGTCGTCTTTgcgccgacgtgctggTTTGCCGACGATTCCGgccccgaggcgctcgcatGGAACCCGAAATGTGAATCTGCATGCCTAA ACGCGATTACCGTGTGCCGTGCCATGGAGAACGAGTGCTATGTGCTGATGTGCAACGCGGCCGGCCCGCCGCCGAACGCATCGGGCCCGATCGGGCTTGGCCTCTCGAGCTGCAACGCGCCCCTGctcggctgcgccgcgcgcgtcgagcatgAAAACGAGACGTTGCTGTACCACACACTCGACATGCGCGTgctggccgccgcgcgcgacacCTTTCGCATCCGCTACGACATGCACGACGGTGTGCTCCGG AGCGCGGAAGAGGATGCGGGCGATTCGAGCTTTGTGCTAGACACGGGTAGTGCAGATATCCCCGAGCTTGAAGCggaggcgccgcccgagcccaCCGAGACTAGCGGCCTGCAGCTGCcggagcacgtcgcgaTTGTCGCggacgagcccgagcctACGCCGGCGGAGCCGACGGCAGACGGAGACTATGAGCAGCTTGATGCTGCGCCCGGGTCGCGATACTACGAGGCGGAGGCGGcggacgaccgccgccaaAAAGGCGTGTGCCCGGTGTGTGGCGAAGCTGGCCACGACAAGAAACGGTGTCCCTACCAACAG GACTGTCCCCAGCCCCGTACCGCAGGCCGCAGCCGCATCTGCGACCGCTGCGGCAGCATGTCGCATCCCGAGACGAGCTGTCCCACGCTCTGGCGCATCTACGCATACAACACGCCGGAAGAGTACGAGCACCGGCGGGCGAAGCGCGCACGacacctcgagcgccgcgccgaacgcaaggccgagcgcacgcagcgccgcgaaaAGAACCGCGCAGGctgggccgcggcgctggtcgagccgagcgacgagagcggcccgagcgacgagagcgactcggacgcatccgacgacgatgcgccgccgcccgagtGGGACCCGTCACTAAAGTGGTGCTACaactgcgccgcgtccgggCACCACTGGGGCGACGACTGtttcctgcgccgcacgaatccgacgcgcccgaccGGCGATCCCTCGCCATTtagcgaggcgctcgcgtcgtCGGGCCCCTTTAGCAAGCCCCGCAAGGACTTACCGGTacgcggcacgcccgtCGCGGTGCCCCccgcacggcggcggcgaagCGACGGCGCATTCCTTCCTCGCCCCTCGCTCCTGGAAGATATGGAGCGTGATGACGACTCCGACTGGTTTGCACGCCGCCAGGCCCTACGGCGCCCTCCTGTGGACTATGATTCCCCCGCCCGTGGCCGGACCTACGACTCACCTCGCCGCCCCGACACGCCGCGGGGCCGCGATCCACGCCGGCCCCCCACGCCCGGCCGGGGCAAGCCGCCCgggcggagcgcgagccgtccccgctcgagctcgccgcccccccggcgcgtgcggcgcggcaagggccaccgccgcgaccAGGATGCCCCGAGCCCCTTTCGGCCCCAGTACCGTGGGGGCTATTCGTAG
- a CDS encoding uncharacterized protein (EggNog:ENOG503P5JN; TransMembrane:1 (o239-259i)) has product MSAYGSQSYPAPESYRDSGEGWGDHATYPQSYDEHSAYPQPYGEEYATYSQTHGEEQAASAWAIQSDDEEDDAEIDSDEDWDVYRDFNNMSQSQKPEGVAVVPVPQRDQDSLPSRRTATIGGIPPHHTRRSGPHLVSFQDTSGAYPVTFSDKHVHEMQGSTADLSRGYSFANDDSRPFAHDLGDSALELAPLGEEFTSDEHERMTRKNQRQRWKYSQLGAVDSWLKGYKPICGWFGPRAAVAIGFAFVVVLGIALYFVVPRVPSVSLITNQPLKPRDGEGAMNITGFPTGFVMNGTLSMRLDNTDGWIPSHLKSLNAVVKYKPAKTKVGEGKISGNWIAGRKVSSLSVPIYFNYKSLNSTGDETQLAFQGACAHPYRGVTRTNLDLTVEITTDIQAVPGTQKSTMDLTSYACPWVLPN; this is encoded by the exons ATGAGCGCGTACGGGTCGCAATCGTATCCCGCGCCCGAGTCCTACCgcgactcgggcgaggGATGGGGCGATCATGCGACGTATCCCCAGTCGTATGACGAGCATTCGGCGTACCCCCAGCCCTACGGCGAGGAGTATGCCACCTACTCTCAGACAcacggcgaggagcaggcggccAGTGCGTGGGCCATCCAGAgtgacgacgaggaggacgatgCGGAAATCGACTCTGATGAAG ATTGGGACGTCTACCGCGACTTTAACAATATGAGCCAGTCTCAGAAGCCAGAAGGAGTGGCCGTCGTGCCGGTCCCCCAGCGGGATCAGGATTCGCTCCCGTCGCGGCGTACAGCAACAATCGGCGGCATTCCGCCGCATCATACCCGGCGGTCTGGTCCGCATCTCGTGTCGTTCCAGGACACGAGTGGCGCGTATCCCGTGACGTTTAGCGACAAACATGTGCACGAAATGCAAGGCAGCACCGCCGACCTCTCGCGGGGCTACTCGTTTGCAAATGACGACTCACGGCCATTTGCACACGACCTGGGCGACTCGGCCTTGGAGCTTGCGCCCCTTGGCGAGGAGTTTACTTCTGATGAGCACGAGCGAATGACGCGCAAGAACCAGCGGCAGCGCTGGAAGTACAGCCAGCTTGGCGCTGTCGACTCCTGGCTCAAAGGATACAAGCCAATCTGTGGATGGTTCGGACCGCGGGCGGCCGTTGCCATCGGATTTGCGTTTGTCGTGGTGCTGGGCATTGCGCTCTACTTTGTTGTCCCCCGTGTGCCGAGTGTGAGCCTGATTACGAACCAGCCCTTAaagccgcgcgacggcgagggcgCGATGAACATCACCGGCTTCCCCACCGGCTTTGTGATGAACGGCACGCTCTCTATGCGCCTAGACAATACCGATGGATGGATTCCGTCGCACCTCAAGTCGCTGAACGCCGTCGTGAAGTATAAGCCTGCCAAGAccaaggtcggcgaggGCAAAATTTCGGGCAACTGGATTGCCGGCCGGAAAGTGAGCTCGCTCAGTGTGCCCATCTATTTCAACTACAAGAGCTTAAACAGCACCGGTGACGAGACGCAGCTGGCCTTCCaaggcgcatgcgcgcatCCAT ACCGCGGTGTCACCCGTACCA ACCTCGACCTCACGGTGGAAATCACCACCGACATCCAGGCCGTGCCGGGCACGCAGAAGAGCACCATGGATCTGACTAGCTACGCGTGCCCTTGGGTCTTGCCGAATTAA
- a CDS encoding uncharacterized protein (TransMembrane:1 (i72-93o)), whose translation MAGRASSIDSVSTASDATVEEWEDGNVNQTLFDADTEAIPLRTFGGQPDDAGRRTWPQRGYKRYLPHDRASLCILIGVTALIISVVLLMPWLAGSSERRIPKHAGNATSAPGNVTSTLLSLSSVLDTTSSLAVPGAPGAPSAASPA comes from the coding sequence ATGGCGGGACGGGCGTCGAGCATCGACAGCGTCTCGACCGCATCCGACGCGACGGTCGAGGAATGGGAGGATGGCAACGTGAATCAGACCCTATTTGATGCAGACACAGAGGCTATTCCGCTGCGCACATTTGGCGGGCAACCAGAcgacgccgggcggcggACGTGGCCCCAGCGAGGGTACAAGCGGTACCTTCCCCACGACCGCGCGAGCCTCTGTATTCTAATTGGCGTGACGGCGCTCATCATTAGCGTCGTGCTCCTCATGCCATGGCTCGCAGGGTCTAGCGAAAGGCGCATTCCTAAGCATGCCGGAAATGCAACGTCGGCACCCGGCAATGTGACCAGCACGCTGCTTTCTCTTTCCTCTGTTTTGGACACCACTAGTTCGCTGGcggtgccgggcgcgccgggcgcgccgagcgcggcttCGCCTGCGTGA